CAAGCTCACAGACGCAGCAGCTTCTTGAGCGCAGCAAGGCCATCATTTTCAGGCGAGTCGGGTCAGCCAACGCCTTCAAAACCTGTGCGATCTGGTCGATGTCCATGTTTTCCTCCATTACACCGGCCCTCCTTTATAACCTTATAACTATTTGGCTATTTCCATAATATAGTGGGCGGGACTGTTTCCCGTCAAGATCTCCTCTCCACACCCACAGGAAGGGACGACAGCATGTGCAGGGGCCGCTGATTTTTGTAAAGCAATTCCTTGTGTTGGGGGTTTCTGTCAGTTATACTGGAAATAACACTGTGGTCAGAACCGGAGGGCAATCCATTGAAATTCGTTTTCGTTACGAACCCATCAAATTGCATAGTAACGAAAACATATCGGGTGCTCTAAAACCATCATCATTTGCCATGATCACTTTCAGGCATACAAACGCGAGGGAAAGGTACCGATATGCCGGTGCCTTTTTTAGTATTCCAAGAAAAAGGCTGATGGATGTCCGTGCTTGTACTGACAGGTATGAGGGGCTGACGGACAAAGAGAGCTCGGCAGATCGGAAGCGTTTGGAATACTGGATGTATACGGGAGCGCCGTTTTACGGGCGCTTTTTCCTTTTTGGGAAAAGGCGGGCGTACTGACGGCTTTCGCTTTCTAGGAGAGAGACGTCGATTGTTCGGCGTCTCTTTTTTTCGCTTGTCCGGCTTCTGCCCAAGTGGGGAAAGCGCCTGCTTTCCGCAAGGCATGAAACAATCGCCCGATGAAAAAAGGAGGAATTCCTGGATGTTATTACTCGAAGCGCGCCATGACCGCAAGTTGATTCACCGTCTGGCAGATGCCGTGCTTTGTCTCGATGTGCAGAAGCCGGTTCTCTTTTCCGGCACCTGTCAAGAATATCTGGACCGAAATGAGAAGCCGAAACCGATGCGGGAGGAGGAGCGGCTGGTGTTGGAGACAAGGCTTTCCGATTTGCTCGGCCGCCTGTCTTCGCTCAAGCTGGAGCCGGCGGAGAAGGAGGAGATAGAAAAGCTCTATCGGGAAACCCTAAAACAATTGAAGAAGATAAAGAAGGGCTGAGGCGCAGAGAGTCCAAAGGTTGACATTAAAAAACATTTAAAAACATAATGTATAGGAAGTAACATCGTTATGGATCAGCGGGTCAAACTCAGGGAGGCGTAGTAAAACATGACCGAAACAGAGTCCCTTTGGACGAAAAATTTTATTATCCTGGCGTTAGCCAACTTTCTTTTATTTGTCGCCTTCCAGATGTTGATCCCGACTCTGCCGCTGTTTGTGACGCAGCGCGGAGGCGATCAGGTCGCGGTCGGCCTGGTCATCAGCATCTTTACGGTATCTGCGCTCCTGATCCGTCCCTTCGCCGGAAAAGCGCTGGATTCCATCGGCAGGAAACCGGTTCTCCTGGGAGGCCTCTTTATCTTTTTCCTGTCCGTTTCCGGGTACTACTGGATGGCTACGGTCGCATTGGTTTTACTGGTGCGCTTTGTTCATGGAATAGGCTGGGGGATTGCGACGACCGCCTTCGGAACCATCGCGTCTGACTTGATTCCGGCCAGACGGCGGGGAGAGGGTATGGGCTATTTCGGGATGTTCGGCAATCTGGCGATGGCGCTTGGCCCGATGTTCGGATTATGGCTGGTGAGCGACATCGGGTACGGCTGGATGTTTGCGATTTCTGCCATCCTGACGATCGCGGCATTGCTGATGACCAGATTGGTAGGAATCAGAGAGCCGGATCAGGCGCAGCCTGCAAGCAAGCAGGCGGAGTCTCGGATGCCCCGGACGCAGGGTCAATCGACAGCCGCCCCCGCAGCCAAATCCGGTTCGCTCATGGGCGATCTGGTGGAGCAAAAGGCGCTTTTTCCGTCTCTGTTGGCCCTGTATATCGGCATCACGTACGGAGGGATCGTCAGTTTCATCACGCTTTTTGGCAAAGAGGCAGGGATTGGGCAGGTAGGGCTGTTCTTTCTGTTCAATGCCGTCTTCCTGATGGCGGTGCGCCCTTTTGCCGGGAAATTGTTTGACCGAAAAGGGCATGTCTGGGTGCTGATCCCCGGCGCATTGCTGGCGGGAGTCGGCCTCCTGGTGCTGTCCTACATTTCGACGGCAGCGGGTCTGGCAGCAGCGGCCGCTTTGTTCGGCGCGGGATTCGGCGCGGTTCAGCCCTCCTTGCAGGCGTGGACCATTAACCGGGTGCCGCCGCACCGGCGCGGGGCCGCGAACGGGACTTTCTTTTCCGCCTTCGATCTGGGAATCGGCTTGGGAGCCATGCTGCTCGGGGCCGTAGCCAAAGTGACGGGCTTCTCCCTGATGTATCGGTACTCGGCTCTGATTATCGCGCTCTTTCTGCTCAGCTATCTCATCTATTTGGCGCGAGGCGGGGACAGCCGGGAAAACCAAGAAGAGAGACAATCTGCCTGAAAAAGCTCGCGCAGCGGCCTTCAACGGAGAATTTGGACGGATGTCGCGGAAATATGGTATAATAACGTATTGCGATAACCAGTTGGAGGTTTAACTCTTTATGGCTGAAGAAACAGCTCGGTTTCCCAAAGTTGACATTAGTCATGAGATGAAAGAATCATTCCTTAGCTATGCGATGAGCGTCATTGTCAGCCGGGCGCTGCCGGATGTCCGAGACGGACTGAAGCCGGTTCATCGGCGTATTTTGTATGCCATGCACGACATGGGGCTGACCCCGGACAAGGCATTCCGTAAATCGGCCAACGTCGTCGGGGAAGTAATGGCGAACTACCACCCGCACGGTGACAGCGCCATTTACGAAACCATGGTCCGGATGGCCCAAGACTTCAACATGCGCTATCTCCTGGTCGAAGGTCAAGGAAACTTCGGTTCCGTGGACGGAGACCCGGCGGCAGCGATGCGTTATACCGAATCTCGCCTGTCCAAGCTGGCGCTTGAGCTTTTGCGTGATATTGATAAAGAAACGGTCAATTTCGCTCCCAACTACGATGGACGGAAAGAAGAGCCGGTCGTGTTGCCGTCCCGCTTTCCCAATCTGCTCGTCAACGGTTCTGCCGGGATTGCCGTGGGGATGGCGACCAATATCCCTCCCCATAACCTGACGGAAGTGATCGATGGTGTCGTCGCGATGATCGACAACCCGAATATCACCCTGCAGGAGATCATGAAGATCATCAAGGGACCTGACTTCCCGACCGCAGGAGAAATTCTGGGCTACAGCGGAATCCGCCGCGCCTATGAGACCGGCCGCGGCTCGATTGTCATGCGGGCCAAGACACTGATCGAAGAAGAAAAAGGAAAGCCGCGCATCATCGTCACCGAACTGCCTTACCAGGTAAACAAAGCCCGTCTCGTCGAGAAGATCGCCGAGCTCGTCCGGGAAAAGAAACTGGACGGCATCACCGATCTGCGCGACGAGTCCGACCGCAAAGGGATGCGGATCGTGATCGAGCTGCGCCGCGATGTGGTTCCCAAAGTCGTCTTGAACAATCTGTTCAAGCATACCCAGATGCAAAGCACGTTCGGGGTCAATATGCTGGCGCTGGTAGACAATCGTCCCCGTGTCCTGAATTTGCGGGATATGTTGTACTACTATCTCCAACATCAGCGGGAAATCATTCGCAGACGTACCGAATACGATCTGAAACAGGCGGAAGCACGCGCTCATATCTTAGAGGGGCTGCGCATTGCGCTTGATCACATCGACGAGATCATCAGCTTGATCCGCTCCTCGCAGACCACAGAGGAAGCGCGCGACGGCCTGATGACCCGGTACGGTCTAAGTTATGAGCAGGCACAGGCGATTCTCGACATGCGCCTGCAGCGCTTGACCGGTCTGGAACGGGAAAAAATCGAAAACGAGTACCAAGAGCTTATGGTAAAAATCGCGGAGCTGCGCGCAATTTTGGCCGATGAGGGCAAAATTTACGCGATCATCCGCGAAGAGCTCGAGGAAATCAAAGAAAGATTTGGCGACGATCGCCGCACGGTGATTACCTTTGACGAGGAGAGCATCGAGGATGCCGACCTCATACCGGAGGAAGACGTCGTGATTACGCTGACGCACGATGGCTACATCAAGCGTCTGCCGGTCGCCACCTATCGCTCCCAGAAGCGGGGCGGCCGCGGCATTCAGGGAATCGGCACCAAGGATGACGATTTCGTCGAACATCTCTATATCACGAACTCGCATGATCACATCATGTTCTTCACCAGCAAGGGCAAGGTGTATCGTCTGAAAGGCTACGAGATCCCGGATCTCAGCCGGACAGCCAAGGGGACGCCGATCATTAACCTGATCCAGATTGAAAAAGGGGAGCGGGTCAGTGCAGTTATCCCGGTAAAAGAGTTCAGTGAAGACAGATACCTGTTCTTTGCGACGAAAAAGGGGATTATTAAGAAGACGGAACTGGCCGCCTATGCCAACATTCGAAGAGGCGGACTGTTTGCGGTTAATCTGCGCGAGGACGATGAGTTGATCGCGGTACGTTTGACGGATGGCCACCAGGAGATCATCATGGGTACCCGCAACGGCATGTCTGTCCGGTTCAAAGAAAGCGATGTACGGACGATGGGGCGGAGCGCGACCGGGGTAAAAGGGATCTCGCTGGACGAAGATGATGATGTCATCGATATGGATGTCATTAAGCCGGGGGCAGAAGTCCTCATCGTGACGGCCAACGGCTACGGCAAACGTACGCCTGTCGAGGAGTACCGGCTGCAATCCCGCGGGGGCAAAGGCATCAAGACGCACAATGTGACGGAGCGCAGCGGACACGTCGTCGGATTGAAGGTCGTGGAGCCGGAGGAAGACCTGATGATTATCACGACCTCCGGAATTATTATCCGGACGGAGATGAAAGGCATCTCTGTCATGGGCCGCTACACGCAAGGGGTCAAGCTGATCCGCCTGGCGGAAAATGAACAAGTGGGTTCGGTAGCCAAGGTTCCGCCAAGTGACGAGGATGATCATCAAGAGGAAGGCCCGGACGATTCCGAGTCATCGGAGCACCCGGATACGGAAGCAAAGGTCCCGGGAGCGGATGCGGATGAAAACACCGCTCCGGCAGATGAAGGGAACGAACCAGAAGAGGAAAACGAATAAAGCGCGAATGAGAAGGACTGCCCGTTGTGGCGGTCCTTCTTTATTCATGCGCGCCTTTTTTCCTGTTTGCAGGTTTGAAGTTGTCAACAAATTGGGAAAAGAGTACTATATCAGTAAGAATGAAGATTCGGAGGGTAAGAACCTTGCCCATCATAGAGGTAAAAAGAACGATTGGCGGAGCGACGTTGGCGGAAGACGTTCATACGATGTTGGGAGGCTTGCTCTTTCCCAAAGGGACGACTCTGTACGAAAGAGAGTTGGAGTTTCTGGAAGCTTTCATGATTGAGCGGATTGTCGTATGCGAACCGGATGCTCCACATGGAGCAGGTTTGGACGACCCTGCTCGAAATGAGCCTGTCCCCGGCAAGGTGGTTCCGATCGTTTCGGACGGCCGATCGAAACCACAGTTCCTCACATCATTTGAAAAAGCGGTCTCCACGTTTAAAAATCTGGTCATTCGCGTACAGGGCGGTCAGAATATTCCCGTTATGGAAGTGCGGGAACTCATGACACCGTTAATCCAGCAGGTACAGGACAAGCCCGAGCTTTTGTTGTCCCTGCACCGGATCTCCCGGGTGGAAAGCTATGCCTATGAACACTCCATTGCGGTTGGGCTGCTCTCGTATATGATTGGCAGATGGATCAAGGTGCCGGAAAAAGAATGGATGCAGATAGCGCTGGCAGGCACTTTGCTTGACATCGGCAAAACCAGGATTGACAGACGAATTTTGCAAAAACCAGGCAAGCTGACCACGGAAGAATTCGAAGAAATCAAAAAGCATCCGCTCTACGGCTATCAATTGATCAAAGCCTCACCGGGCCTGAGCGAAGGGGTAGCCTTGGCTGCTCTGCAGCATCACGAGCGAGAAGATGGCTCCGGATATCCTCTCGGGTTGACCCGCCCCAAATTACACTTATATAGTAAAATTACAGCGGTGGCGGATGTGTTTCATGCGATGTGTTCCAATCGTGTCTACCAGAAGGCAAAATCGACGTATGTGGTGGCGGAACAGCTATTGGAAGACAGTTTTGGAAAGCTGGATCCGCAGATCGTTCATACCTTTGTAAATCGAATTACTCGATTCGCTGCCGGTACAGTCGTGGAGTTAAGCGACGGTTCCATTGGAAAGGTGATTTTCACCGACAACAATCACCCGACACGTCCGATGATTGAGCTGAATGGCCGCATTCTTAACCTCGTTGAAAATCGGACATTATCCATTGTAAAGATTTTGGAGTAGGCTTTCCAAGAGCACCCCTGCTAGGGAATGAAGCAGGGGTGTTTACTTGCATTAAACTAATTTCATTTTAATTATAAAAAGATATTGCTTTTTGTATTTGCACATGCTATATTATTCATTGTCCCCCTGAAACGGGGCGCGGGTAACGAGATGGTTCAAAACTGATTTTTAAAAAGTTGTTGACTTCTCGAACAAAACCTGATAAAGTGTTGAATTGTCGCCGCTGAGACGGTGACGATCATTACGAGAAATGCTCTTTGAAAACTGAACAGCGAAGCGTTTTTACCGAAGTAATGCCAGTAGTCACGCTGAGGTACATCAGTATCGAAGTGATGCCGGGGTGTGACGCTGAAATACTTCGTTCGTGAGTAAATCACAAGCCTAGCAATTTCTGTTTTGAAGCTAATGAATCAACTCAACTTTATTGGAGAGTTTGATCCTGGCTCAGGACGAACGCTGGCGGCGTGCCTAATACATGCAAGTCGAGCGAGTCTCTTCGGAGGCTAGCGGCGGACGGGTGAGTAACACGTAGGCAACCTGCCTGTAAGCCTGGGATAACATGGGGAAACTCATGCTAATACCGGATAGGATTTCCTCTCGCATGAGAGGGAATGGAAAGGTGGCTTTAGGCTACCACTTACAGATGGGCCTGCGGCGCATTAGCTAGTTGGTGGGGTAACGGCCTACCAAGGCGACGATGCGTAGCCGACCTGAGAGGGTGACCGGCCACACTGGGACTGAGACACGGCCCAGACTCCTACGGGAGGCAGCAGTAGGGAATTTTCCACAATGGACGAAAGTCTGATGGAGCAACGCCGCGTGAACGATGAAGGCCTTCGGGTTGTAAAGTTCTGTTGTCAGGGACGAATAAGTGCCGTTCGAACAGGGCGGTACCTTGACGGTACCTGACGAGGAAGCCACGGCTAACTACGTGCCAGCAGCCGCGGTAATACGTAGGTGGCAAGCGTTGTCCGGAATTATTGGGCGTAAAGCGCGCGCAGGCGGCTATGTAAGTCTGGTGTTAAAGCCCGGGGCTCAACCCCGGTTCGCATCGGAAACTGTGTAGCTTGAGTGCAGAAGAGGAAAGCGGTATTCCACGTGTAGCGGTGAAATGCGTAGAGATGTGGAGGAACACCAGTGGCGAAGGCGGCTTTCTGGTCTGTAACTGACGCTGAGGCGCGAAAGCGTGGGGAGCAAACAGGATTAGATACCCTGGTAGTCCACGCCGTAAACGATGAGTGCTAGGTGTTGGGGGTTTCAATACCCTCAGTGCCGCAGCTAACGCAATAAGCACTCCGCCTGGGGAGTACGCTCGCAAGAGTGAAACTCAAAGGAATTGACGGGGGCCCGCACAAGCGGTGGAGCATGTGGTTTAATTCGAAGCAACGCGAAGAACCTTACCAGGTCTTGACATCCCGCTGACCGTCCTAGAGATAGGGCTTCCCTTCGGGGCAGCGGTGACAGGTGGTGCATGGTTGTCGTCAGCTCGTGTCGTGAGATGTTGGGTTAAGTCCCGCAACGAGCGCAACCCTTATCTTTAGTTGCCAGCATTCAGTTGGGCACTCTAGAGAGACTGCCGTCGACAAGACGGAGGAAGGCGGGGATGACGTCAAATCATCATGCCCCTTATGACCTGGGCTACACACGTGCTACAATGGCTGGTACAACGGGATGCTAGCTCGCGAGAGTATGCCAATCTCTTAAAACCAGTCTCAGTTCGGATTGCAGGCTGCAACTCGCCTGCATGAAGTCGGAATCGCTAGTAATCGCGGATCAGCATGCCGCGGTGAATACGTTCCCGGGCCTTGTACACACCGCCCGTCACACCACGGGAGTTTGCAACACCCGAAGTCGGTGAGGTAACCTAAACCACCCCAAAAAGTGTTACTTTTCGGGGGCCCGGTTGGGAGCCAGCCGCCGAAGGTGGGGTAGATGACTGGGGTGAAGTCGTAACAAGGTATCCGTACCGGAAGGTGCGGATGGATCACCTCCTTTCTATGGAGATATCCGTTCTCTCTTGCGAGAGAGACGGTATCAAATCGGCTAGGAAAAACGCCCGTTCGCTGTTCAGTTTTGAAGGATGCATTTCCTTCAAGTTCATAAGCATGGATGCCTTTTTATAAGGAAGTTCTGCTAAAAGCGCCGACGTCCTGTCGGAACGCAGAACGACTCGCATCCTACGAGTCTGGTGATGATGGCGGAGGGGACACACCCGTTCCCATACCGAACACGGCCGTTAAGCCCTCCAGCGCCGATGGTACTTGTCCCGAAGGGGACCGGGAGAGTAGGACGTTGCCAGGCAGTTGCTTCTTCTGAAGCAACTACAAAGTTCGTTCCTTGAAAACTGGATATTGCATGTAATTGCTAAGGTTATAAGTGTAAGTACTATTAGTACTAACCTATGTGGTTTCGTCTGCTAAAGACGCCAACGTCCTGTTGGCAATGCAGACATAGCCACGTCCTGTGGTTAAGTTACTAAGGGCACACGGTGGATGCCTTGGCGCTAGGAGCCGATGAAGGACGCAGCGAACTGCGATAAGCCTCGGGGAGCGGTAAGCACGCTTTGATCCGGGGATCTCCGAATGGGGGAACCCACCATCCGTAATGGGATGGTATCCGTCACTGAATCCATAGGTGGCGAGAAGGCATACCCGGTGAACTGAAACATCTAAGTAGCCGGAGGAAGAGAAAACAATAGTGATTCCGTCAGTAGCGGCGAGCGAACGCGGATTAGCCTAAACCGTCAGGTTTACCTGGCGGGGTTGTGGGGCGTCTCACATGGAGTTACAAAAGACGCGCGTAGGCGAACAGTTTGGGAAGGCTGACCATAGAGCGTGACAGTCGCGTAGCCCAAACGCGCGTCTCTCCGAGACCCACCCCGAGTAGCGCGGGACACGTGAAATCCCGTGTGAATCTGGCAGGACCATCTGCTAAGGCTAAATACTCCCTAGCGACCGATAGTGAACCAGTACCGTGAGGGAAAGGTGAAAAGCACCCCGGGAGGGGAGTGAAATAGTACCTGAAACCGTGTGCTTACAAATAGTCGGAGCCCGATAATCCACCCACGAAAGTATTACTTTCGCGGGGCCCGGAAATGGGTGACGGCGTGCCTTTTGTAGAATGAACCGGCGAGTTACGGTAGCGTGCGAGGTTAAGTCGAAGAGACGGAGCCGCAGCGAAAGCGAGTCTGAATAGGGCGCAAGTACGTTGCCGTAGACCCGAAACCGTGTGATCTAGCCATGTCCAGGGTGAAGGTAGGGTAACACCTACTGGAGGCCCGAACCCACGCACGTTGAAAAGTGCGGGGATGAGGTGTGGCTAGCGGTGAAATTCCAATCGAACTCGGAGATAGCTGGTTCTCCCCGAAATAGCTTTAGGGCTAGCCTCGGATTGGGACCCCGCCGGACGCGAGCGTAAGCTTGTGTCCGGTGGGACCCTTAGAGTCTTGGAGGTAGAGCACTGATTGGGCTAGGGGCCCTCATCGGGTTACCGAACTCAGTCAAACTCCGAATGCCAATGACTTATGTCCGGGAGTCAGACGATGAGTGCTAAGATCCATCGTCAAGAGGGAAACAGCCCAGACCATCAGCTAAGGTCCCCAAGTGTATGTTAAGTGGGAAACGATGTGGAGTTGCCCAGACAACCAGGATGTTGGCTTAGAAGCAGCCACCATTTAAAGAGTGCGTAATAGCTCACTGGTCGAGTGACTCTGCGCGGAAAATGTAACGGGGCTAAACATACCACCGAAGCTATGGCAGTCCTTACGGACTGGGTAGGGGAGCGTTCCAAGCAGCGGTGAAGCCGTACCGGAAGGAGCGGTGGAGCGCTTGGAAGTGAGAATGCCGGTGTAAGTAGCGAAAAGACAAGTGAGAATCTTGTCCACCGAAAGCCTAAGGTTTCCTGGGGAAGGCTCGTCCTCCCAGGGTTAGTCGGGACCTAAGCTGAGGCCGAAAGGCGTAGGCGATGGACAACAGGTTGATATTCCTGTACCACCTCTGTTCCGCTTGAGCGATGGCGTGACGCAGGAGGATAGGGTGAGCGGCCTACTGGATGGCCGTCCAAGCAGCAAGCCTGGTGTGTAGGCAAATCCGCACACTATCAAGGGCAAGCTGTGATGGCGAGGGAAATTACAGTACCGAAGTCCCTGATTTCACACTGCCAAGAAAAGCGTCTAGCGAGGA
This sequence is a window from Brevibacillus composti. Protein-coding genes within it:
- a CDS encoding MFS transporter, coding for MTETESLWTKNFIILALANFLLFVAFQMLIPTLPLFVTQRGGDQVAVGLVISIFTVSALLIRPFAGKALDSIGRKPVLLGGLFIFFLSVSGYYWMATVALVLLVRFVHGIGWGIATTAFGTIASDLIPARRRGEGMGYFGMFGNLAMALGPMFGLWLVSDIGYGWMFAISAILTIAALLMTRLVGIREPDQAQPASKQAESRMPRTQGQSTAAPAAKSGSLMGDLVEQKALFPSLLALYIGITYGGIVSFITLFGKEAGIGQVGLFFLFNAVFLMAVRPFAGKLFDRKGHVWVLIPGALLAGVGLLVLSYISTAAGLAAAAALFGAGFGAVQPSLQAWTINRVPPHRRGAANGTFFSAFDLGIGLGAMLLGAVAKVTGFSLMYRYSALIIALFLLSYLIYLARGGDSRENQEERQSA
- the gyrA gene encoding DNA gyrase subunit A yields the protein MAEETARFPKVDISHEMKESFLSYAMSVIVSRALPDVRDGLKPVHRRILYAMHDMGLTPDKAFRKSANVVGEVMANYHPHGDSAIYETMVRMAQDFNMRYLLVEGQGNFGSVDGDPAAAMRYTESRLSKLALELLRDIDKETVNFAPNYDGRKEEPVVLPSRFPNLLVNGSAGIAVGMATNIPPHNLTEVIDGVVAMIDNPNITLQEIMKIIKGPDFPTAGEILGYSGIRRAYETGRGSIVMRAKTLIEEEKGKPRIIVTELPYQVNKARLVEKIAELVREKKLDGITDLRDESDRKGMRIVIELRRDVVPKVVLNNLFKHTQMQSTFGVNMLALVDNRPRVLNLRDMLYYYLQHQREIIRRRTEYDLKQAEARAHILEGLRIALDHIDEIISLIRSSQTTEEARDGLMTRYGLSYEQAQAILDMRLQRLTGLEREKIENEYQELMVKIAELRAILADEGKIYAIIREELEEIKERFGDDRRTVITFDEESIEDADLIPEEDVVITLTHDGYIKRLPVATYRSQKRGGRGIQGIGTKDDDFVEHLYITNSHDHIMFFTSKGKVYRLKGYEIPDLSRTAKGTPIINLIQIEKGERVSAVIPVKEFSEDRYLFFATKKGIIKKTELAAYANIRRGGLFAVNLREDDELIAVRLTDGHQEIIMGTRNGMSVRFKESDVRTMGRSATGVKGISLDEDDDVIDMDVIKPGAEVLIVTANGYGKRTPVEEYRLQSRGGKGIKTHNVTERSGHVVGLKVVEPEEDLMIITTSGIIIRTEMKGISVMGRYTQGVKLIRLAENEQVGSVAKVPPSDEDDHQEEGPDDSESSEHPDTEAKVPGADADENTAPADEGNEPEEENE
- a CDS encoding HD-GYP domain-containing protein, translated to MPIIEVKRTIGGATLAEDVHTMLGGLLFPKGTTLYERELEFLEAFMIERIVVCEPDAPHGAGLDDPARNEPVPGKVVPIVSDGRSKPQFLTSFEKAVSTFKNLVIRVQGGQNIPVMEVRELMTPLIQQVQDKPELLLSLHRISRVESYAYEHSIAVGLLSYMIGRWIKVPEKEWMQIALAGTLLDIGKTRIDRRILQKPGKLTTEEFEEIKKHPLYGYQLIKASPGLSEGVALAALQHHEREDGSGYPLGLTRPKLHLYSKITAVADVFHAMCSNRVYQKAKSTYVVAEQLLEDSFGKLDPQIVHTFVNRITRFAAGTVVELSDGSIGKVIFTDNNHPTRPMIELNGRILNLVENRTLSIVKILE